In a single window of the Hippoglossus hippoglossus isolate fHipHip1 chromosome 7, fHipHip1.pri, whole genome shotgun sequence genome:
- the LOC117764659 gene encoding tubulin alpha chain-like isoform X1 translates to MRECISIHVGQAGVQIGNACWELYCLEHGIQPDGQMPSGKKSIGGGDDSFNTFFSETGAGKHVPRAVFVDLEPTVIDEVRSGIYRQLFHPEQLITGKEDAANNYARGHYTIGKEIIDIVLDRLRKLADQCTGLQGFLVFHSFGGGTGSGFTSLLMERLSVDYGKKSKLEFSIYPAPQVSTAVVEPYNAILTTHTTLEHSDCAFMVDNEAIYDICRRNLDIDRPSYTNLNRLISQIVSSITASLRFDGALNVDLTEFQTNLVPYPRIHFPLATYAPVISAEKAYHEQLTVSEITNACFEPANQLVKCDPRHGKYMACCLLYRGDVVPKDVNAAIATIKTKRSIQFVDWCPTGFKVGINYQPPTVVPGGDLAKVQRAVCMLSNTTAIAEAWARLDHKFDLMYAKRAFVHWYVGEGMEEGEFSEAREDMAALEKDYEEVGADTVGDDDEEGEEY, encoded by the exons CGCGAGTGCATCTCTATCCACGTTGGTCAGGCCGGTGTCCAGATCGGCAACGCCTGCTGGGAGCTGTACTGCCTGGAACATGGGATCCAGCCGGACGGACAGATGCCCAGCGGCAAAAAGAGCATCGGGGGAGGAGACGACTCCTTCAACACCTTCTTCAGTGAGACCGGAGCAGGAAAGCACGTCCCCAGAGCCGTCTTCGTCGACCTGGAGCCCACTGTCATCG ATGAAGTTCGCTCTGGAATCTACCGCCAGCTGTTCCACCCTGAGCAGCTGATCACTGGGAAGGAAGATGCTGCCAACAACTACGCCCGCGGACACTACACCATCGGCAAAGAGATCATTGACATTGTGCTGGACAGGCTCCGCAAACTG GCCGACCAGTGCACTGGTCTTCAGGGCTTCCTGGTCTTCCACAGCTTCGGAGGTGGCACCGGCTCTGGCTTCACCTCCCTGCTGATGGAGCGTCTGTCCGTCGACTACGGCAAGAAGTCCAAGCTGGAGTTCTCCATCTACCCAGCCCCCCAGGTGTCCACCGCTGTGGTGGAGCCCTACAACGCCATCCTGACCACCCACACCACCCTGGAGCACTCTGACTGTGCCTTCATGGTAGATAACGAAGCCATCTACGATATCTGCCGCAGGAACCTGGACATCGATCGTCCCTCCTACACCAACCTGAACAGGCTGATCAGTCAGATCGTGTCCTCCATCACTGCTTCCCTCCGTTTCGATGGCGCCCTCAACGTGGATCTGACCGAGTTCCAGACCAACTTGGTGCCGTATCCCCGTATCCACTTCCCTCTGGCCACCTACGCCCCCGTCATCTCTGCAGAGAAGGCCTACCACGAGCAATTAACAGTGTCTGAGATCACAAACGCCTGCTTCGAGCCGGCTAATCAGCTGGTGAAATGTGACCCTCGCCACGGTAAGTACATGGCCTGCTGCCTCCTGTACCGTGGAGACGTGGTGCCCAAAGACGTCAACGCCGCCATCGCCACCATCAAGACCAAACGCTCCATCCAGTTTGTGGACTGGTGCCCCACTGGATTCAAGGTCGGCATCAACTACCAGCCGCCCACTGTGGTTCCTGGTGGAGACCTGGCCAAGGTCCAGAGGGCCGTGTGCATGCTGAGCAACACCACCGCCATCGCTGAGGCCTGGGCTCGGCTCGACCACAAGTTTGATCTGATGTACGCCAAGAGGGCCTTCGTTCACTGGTATGTGGGTGAGGgtatggaggagggagagttctCCGAGGCCAGGGAGGACATGGCAGCTCTGGAGAAAGATTACGAGGAGGTCGGCGCTGATACCGTGGGAGACGATgatgaggaaggggaggagtATTAA
- the LOC117764657 gene encoding tubulin alpha-1A chain-like isoform X3, protein MRECISIHVGQAGVQIGNSCWELYCLEHGIQPDGQMLSNKSIGGGDDSCSTFFSETGAGKHIPRAVFVDLEPTVIDEVRTGTYRQLFHPEQLITGKEDAANNYARGHYTIGKEIIDIVLDRIRKLADQCTGLQGFLVFHSFGGGTGSGFTSLLMERLSVDYGKKSKLEFSIYPAPQVSTAVVEPYNAILTTHTTLEHSDCAFMVDNEAIYDICRRNLDIERPSYTNLNRLIGQIVSSITASLRFDGALNVDLTEFQTNLVPYPRIHFPMVTYAPVISAEKAYHEQLSVSEITNACFEPANQLVKCDPRHGKYMACCLLYRGDVVPKDVNAAIATIKTKRTIQFVDWCPTGFKVGINYQPPTVVPGGDLAKVQRAVCMLSNTTAIAEAWARLDHKFDLMYAKRAFVHWYVGEGMEEGEFSEAREDMAALEKDYEEVGADTVGDDDEEGEEY, encoded by the exons CGCGAGTGTATCTCTATCCACGTTGGTCAGGCCGGTGTCCAGATTGGCAATTCCTGCTGGGAGCTGTACTGCCTGGAACATGGGATCCAGCCTGATGGACAGATGCTCTCCAACAAGAGCATCGGAGGAGGAGACGACTCCTGTAGCACCTTCTTCAGTGAGACCGGAGCAGGAAAGCACATCCCCAGAGCCGTCTTCGTCGACCTGGAGCCCACTGTCATCG ATGAAGTTCGCACTGGAACCTACCGCCAGCTGTTCCACCCTGAGCAGCTGATCACTGGGAAGGAAGATGCTGCCAACAACTACGCCCGCGGACACTACACCATCGGCAAAGAGATCATTGACATTGTGCTGGACAGGATCCGCAAACTG GCCGACCAGTGCACTGGTCTTCAGGGCTTCCTGGTCTTCCACAGCTTCGGAGGTGGCACCGGCTCTGGCTTCACCTCCCTGCTGATGGAGCGTCTGTCCGTCGACTACGGCAAGAAGTCCAAGCTGGAGTTCTCCATCTACCCAGCCCCCCAGGTGTCCACCGCTGTGGTGGAGCCCTACAACGCCATCCTGACCACCCACACCACCCTGGAGCACTCCGACTGTGCCTTCATGGTAGATAACGAAGCCATCTACGATATCTGCCGCAGGAACCTGGACATCGAACGTCCCTCCTACACCAACCTGAACAGGCTGATCGGTCAGATTGTGTCCTCCATCACTGCTTCCCTCCGTTTCGATGGCGCCCTCAACGTGGATCTGACCGAGTTCCAGACCAACTTGGTGCCGTATCCCCGTATCCACTTCCCTATGGTCACCTACGCTCCTGTCATCTCTGCAGAGAAGGCCTACCACGAGCAGCTCTCCGTGTCTGAGATCACAAACGCCTGCTTCGAGCCGGCCAATCAGCTGGTGAAATGTGACCCTCGCCACGGTAAGTACATGGCCTGCTGCCTCCTGTACCGTGGAGATGTGGTGCCCAAAGATGTCAACGCCGCCATCGCCACCATCAAGACCAAACGCACCATCCAGTTTGTGGACTGGTGCCCCACTGGTTTCAAGGTCGGCATCAACTACCAGCCGCCCACTGTGGTTCCTGGTGGAGACCTGGCCAAGGTCCAGAGGGCCGTGTGCATGCTGAGCAACACCACCGCCATCGCTGAGGCCTGGGCTCGCCTCGACCACAAGTTTGATCTGATGTACGCCAAGAGGGCCTTCGTTCACTGGTATGTGGGTGAGGgtatggaggagggagagttctCCGAGGCCAGGGAGGACATGGCAGCTCTGGAGAAAGATTACGAGGAGGTCGGAGCTGATACCGTGGGAGACGATgatgaggaaggggaggagtATTAA
- the LOC117764659 gene encoding tubulin alpha chain-like isoform X3, translating into MRECISIHVGQAGVQIGNACWELYCLEHGIQPDGQMPSGKKSIGGGDDSFNTFFSETGAGKHVPRAVFVDLEPTVIDEVRSGIYRQLFHPEQLITGKEDAANNYARGHYTIGKEIIDIVLDRLRKLADQCTGLQGFLVFHSFGGGTGSGFTSLLMERLSVDYGKKSKLEFSIYPAPQVSTAVVEPYNAILTTHTTLEHSDCAFMVDNEAIYDICRRNLDIDRPSYTNLNRLISQIVSSITASLRFDGALNVDLTEFQTNLVPYPRIHFPLATYAPVISAEKAYHEQLTVSEITNACFEPANQLVKCDPRHGKYMACCLLYRGDVVPKDVNAAIATIKTKRSIQFVDWCPTGFKVGINYQPPTVVPGGDLAKVQRAVCMLSNTTAIAEAWARLDHKFDLMYAKRAFVHWYVGEGMEEGEFSEAREDMAALEKDYEEVGADTVGDDDEEGEEY; encoded by the exons ATG CGCGAGTGCATCTCTATCCACGTTGGTCAGGCCGGTGTCCAGATCGGCAACGCCTGCTGGGAGCTGTACTGCCTGGAACATGGGATCCAGCCGGACGGACAGATGCCCAGCGGCAAAAAGAGCATCGGGGGAGGAGACGACTCCTTCAACACCTTCTTCAGTGAGACCGGAGCAGGAAAGCACGTCCCCAGAGCCGTCTTCGTCGACCTGGAGCCCACTGTCATCG ATGAAGTTCGCTCTGGAATCTACCGCCAGCTGTTCCACCCTGAGCAGCTGATCACTGGGAAGGAAGATGCTGCCAACAACTACGCCCGCGGACACTACACCATCGGCAAAGAGATCATTGACATTGTGCTGGACAGGCTCCGCAAACTG GCCGACCAGTGCACTGGTCTTCAGGGCTTCCTGGTCTTCCACAGCTTCGGAGGTGGCACCGGCTCTGGCTTCACCTCCCTGCTGATGGAGCGTCTGTCCGTCGACTACGGCAAGAAGTCCAAGCTGGAGTTCTCCATCTACCCAGCCCCCCAGGTGTCCACCGCTGTGGTGGAGCCCTACAACGCCATCCTGACCACCCACACCACCCTGGAGCACTCTGACTGTGCCTTCATGGTAGATAACGAAGCCATCTACGATATCTGCCGCAGGAACCTGGACATCGATCGTCCCTCCTACACCAACCTGAACAGGCTGATCAGTCAGATCGTGTCCTCCATCACTGCTTCCCTCCGTTTCGATGGCGCCCTCAACGTGGATCTGACCGAGTTCCAGACCAACTTGGTGCCGTATCCCCGTATCCACTTCCCTCTGGCCACCTACGCCCCCGTCATCTCTGCAGAGAAGGCCTACCACGAGCAATTAACAGTGTCTGAGATCACAAACGCCTGCTTCGAGCCGGCTAATCAGCTGGTGAAATGTGACCCTCGCCACGGTAAGTACATGGCCTGCTGCCTCCTGTACCGTGGAGACGTGGTGCCCAAAGACGTCAACGCCGCCATCGCCACCATCAAGACCAAACGCTCCATCCAGTTTGTGGACTGGTGCCCCACTGGATTCAAGGTCGGCATCAACTACCAGCCGCCCACTGTGGTTCCTGGTGGAGACCTGGCCAAGGTCCAGAGGGCCGTGTGCATGCTGAGCAACACCACCGCCATCGCTGAGGCCTGGGCTCGGCTCGACCACAAGTTTGATCTGATGTACGCCAAGAGGGCCTTCGTTCACTGGTATGTGGGTGAGGgtatggaggagggagagttctCCGAGGCCAGGGAGGACATGGCAGCTCTGGAGAAAGATTACGAGGAGGTCGGCGCTGATACCGTGGGAGACGATgatgaggaaggggaggagtATTAA